The Cygnus atratus isolate AKBS03 ecotype Queensland, Australia chromosome 7, CAtr_DNAZoo_HiC_assembly, whole genome shotgun sequence genome includes a window with the following:
- the HHEX gene encoding hematopoietically-expressed homeobox protein HHEX — protein sequence MQYQPPGAAPTAALGVGVPLYAPTPLLQPAHPTPFYIEDILGRGPAAAPAPHSLPAPPPPTLPSPNSSFTSLVAPYRTPVYEPTPVHPAFSHHLAATYGAGAYAGPLYSFPRAVGDYTHALIRQDPLGKPLLWSPFIQRPLHKRKGGQVRFSNDQTIELEKKFETQKYLSPPERKRLAKMLQLSERQVKTWFQNRRAKWRRLKQENPQATKKEEVEGADSHGDQRPESCPSPEQKGKEVSLDGSQYTPSPASQEDLESDVSDDSDQEVDIEGDKGFYNPSH from the exons ATGCAGTACCAGCCCCCGGGCGCGGCGCCGACGGCGGCCCTGGGCGTCGGCGTCCCGCTGTACGCGCCCACGCCGCTGCTGCAGCCCGCGCACCCCACGCCCTTCTACATCGAGGACATCCtgggccgcggccccgccgccgccccggccccccactccctgcccgccccgccgccgccgacGCTGCCGTCGCCCAACTCGTCCTTCACCAGCCTGGTGGCCCCGTACCGGACGCCCGTCTACGAGCCGACCCCCGTCCACCCGGCCTTCTCCCACCACCTCGCCGCCACCTACGGCGCCGGCGCCTACGCCGGGCCCCTCTACTCCTTCCCCCGCGCCGTCGGCGACTACACGCACGCCCTGATCCGGCAGGACCCCCTGG GGAAGCCGCTGCTGTGGAGCCCCTTTATCCAGCGGCCGCTGCACAAGAGGAAAGGGGGACAGGTCCGCTTCTCCAACGACCAGACCATCGAGCTGGAGAAGAAATTTGAGACGCAGAAATACCTCTCGCCGCCGGAGAGGAAGCGCCTGGCCAAGATGCTGCAGCTCAGTGAGAGGCAG GTCAAAACGTGGTTTCAGAACCGCAGAGCCAAATGGAGGCGTCTAAAGCAG GAGAACCCTCAAGCCACCAAGAAGGAAGAAGTGGAAGGTGCTGACAGTCACGGTGACCAAAGGCCGGAGAGCTGCCCGAGCCCCGAGCAGAAGGGCAAGGAGGTGTCCCTGGACGGCTCGCAGTACACCCCCTCGCCCGCCTCGCAGGAGGACCTGGAGTCAGACGTCTCCGACGACTCTGATCAAGAAGTGGACATTGAAGGCGACAAAGGCTTTTACAACCCTTCCCACTAA
- the LOC126913379 gene encoding translation initiation factor IF-2-like, which yields MTAPGIRNLRGALRQHHLVLFAPALWAPEHLPGLPPAPPHRGGSAAAGGGPLPAPRALPAPRPLPAPAGPLGSSRTPRAGVAPGGVGQAGGAGSGDHLEQDFESTACKILWRPSTPLPHIMHVVIPEGNGSSVYSFCARCHQPGGVRGRRRSSGAAGTCRPRSHGEGTGTAAAVGPSAGGAGAGGGRCPRRGAGSRRHAVSAHVQSRPVPTPREAAGQEEAHRGFFGNENRRCPGGAAGGKEGERPPGAVSAPASLRGCRKAGARRRACLPRRGASAGPAPPRCVPAGEAPSRKSRRPAPRPAGLSGPSRGTGQGPSAAPHPRVAPARRPCPPCPIPGPRSHGERRRGASPGFR from the exons ATGACCGCCCCGGGAATCAGGAACCTCCGTGGGGCGTTGCGGCAG CACCACCTGGTCCTCTTCGCCCCGGCGCTGTGGGCACCTGagcacctccctgggctgcCCCCAGCGCCGCCACACCGAGGGGGCTCcgcggcggccggcgggggTCCCCTACCGGCCCCCAGAGCCCTGCCGGCCCCCAGACCCCTACCGGCCCCTGCCGGACCCCTCGGATCCTCCCGGACCCCCCGGGCCGGAGTGGCCCCGGGCGGCGTTGGGCAGGCAggcggggctggcagcggggacCACCTGGAGCAG GATTTTGAATCGACAGCTTGTAAAATATTGTGGAGGCCCTCTACGCCGCTGCCTCATATCATGCACGTCGTTATTCCAGAGGGCAATGGGTCATCGGTTTACT CCTTCTGCGCTCGCTGTCACCAGCCCGGAGGGGTccgggggaggaggaggagcagcggCGCGGCGGGCACCTGCCGCCCGCGCTCCCACGGGGAAggcaccggcaccgccgccgccgtcgGGCCGAgtgccgggggggccggggcgggcgggggtcGCTGCCCCCGGCGaggggccgggagccgccggCATGCGGTGAGCGCTCACGTCCAGTCCCGGCCCGTTCCCACCccccgggaggcggcggggcaGGAGGAAGCGCACCGCGGGTTTTTTGGAAACGAAAATCGCCGGTGTCCAGGTGGCgctgctggagggaaggagggcgAGCGGCCGCCCGGCGCGGTCTCGGCGCCTGCTTCCCTTCGGGGCTGTCGGAAAGCCGGGGCCCGGCGCCGCGCCTGCCTGCCCCGTCGAGGGGCGTCCGcaggccccgcgccgccccgctgTGTACCGGCCGGCGAGGCACCGAGCAGGAAATcgcgccgccccgctccgcgccccgccgGGCTCTCGGGGCCATCCCGGGGGACGGGACAGggcccctccgccgccccccACCCACGCGTGGCCCCCGCTCGGCGGCCgtgccccccctgccccattCCCGGTCCCCGCAGCCACGGGGAGCGACGGCGCGGGGCCTCCCCCGGGTTCCGCTGA